The Geoalkalibacter sp. nucleotide sequence GTCATGGACTGCTAGAAGAGTATGGATTGTGTATACAGTCTACCGTATTGATGCTGTTAATCTCCTATAATACCTAGGGAAAACGGGATAACGAAAGCTCCATTCCGGACTTTTTCAGCCCCGGCTCGCAACGGGCTTTTCCTTATGGATGCAGAGGCAAAATCGCGCGACATCAAATGCAGGTGCCCCGCTTCCTGGCGGGCGCCGCCCTTTTTTCCCGGATTTTCACCGCCGAAGACGTACGGCGGGTTTGAAATATCGTCGGAGAGAGTGCCCCCTGATCTGGTTTCAGGGGGAAAGAGGCTGTTAAACTTTTTCAGGGGATGATGGGTATGCAAATGTTATTTGGATCCTCGGTGGGTAAGAAGATCGCCATGGCGGCGACAGGACTGGTCCTGGTCCTGTTCGTCATCGTCCACCTCATCGGGAACACCTCGATTTTCGCGGGGCCCGACGGCATCAACGCCTATGCGCACCAGCTCCACTCCCTGGGGCCGATCGTGTGGATTTTCCGGCTGGTGATGCTGAGCGTCTTTCTGCTGCACATCTGGCTGGGCATCAAGCTGACGCTTGAAAACAAAATGGCCCGTCCGGTCGGCTATGCACGCAAGCAAAACCTGCGCACCAGCTACGCCGCCCAGATCATGATCTACAGCGGTCTGGTGCTC carries:
- a CDS encoding succinate dehydrogenase cytochrome b subunit, which gives rise to MQMLFGSSVGKKIAMAATGLVLVLFVIVHLIGNTSIFAGPDGINAYAHQLHSLGPIVWIFRLVMLSVFLLHIWLGIKLTLENKMARPVGYARKQNLRTSYAAQIMIYSGLVLLLFVIYHLLHFTVRVTNPDISAFVDAAGRFDVYAMVVLSFQKFFISLTYVIAMVFLLLHLSHGIGSMFQSSGLNNARTLPTIQAAGKWVAIALLVGYIAIPITILVGIVKL